The sequence TTTGTTTTGCGAGAATATTTATTACGTAAAGCGGTTCTTTTGTTCCGCCGGAAAGTCCGAGACCTTTGCGTTTTCCTATTGTGTAATTCCAAATTCCGTTGTGCTTGCCTAAAATTTTTCCGTTTTTATCTGCGATATCGCCGGAGTTTGTTTTAAATTGCAAAATATCGTTGTAATCTCCGCAGTAAAAATCCTGACTGTCCGGTTTTTCAGCAACAGGAATGCCTGCGGCTTGCGCAATTTCTCTTACTTCGCTTTTTGTAAGCTCGCCGAGGGGAAATAAAGTTTCCGATAAATTTTTTTGATTTAATCTGTATAAAAAATAAGTCTGATCTTTTTTTTGGTCTTTAGCTTTGCAAAGTTGGAACATTTTTAAACTGTCGTTGTATTTTATATTTGCATAATGTCCGGTGGCAAATTTATCAAAAGATATTCCGGTTCTTTTTGCCGCTTGAGGTAAAACTCCGAATTTAATGTAAGTGTTGCACCACACGCACGGGTTTGGAGTGCGTCCGCTTTTGTATTCGTTTTTAAAGTTTTCAAGAACCACGTTTTTATATTCCTGACGGCAGTCTATAATGCGGTACGGTATTTTTAAAAATTCAGCAATTTTTTTAACCGACGCAATATCGTCTTCTTCTGGACCCAAACAAGCGTCTCCGCCTGTAATTTTAGGCGCGGCAATAGAACCGTCCCAAATAGACATCATGGCGCCGATAACTTCATGCCCCTGTTTTTTTAATAAGTATGCCGCCACCGCGGAATCTACTCCGCCGCTAAGCCCAACTAATATTTTCATAGAATTTCCTTGCTTTTTGAATTTCCTTTTCCTTGCGATATGCTTCTGCCTATTGAATTTATTTTACTTTCAATGCAAAATCTGCACTTATAAGGAGTGTCTGTAACGCAAATTTTTCCCGGATACAGTTCATAAAGTTTTCTGTATTCGCCCTCGGTGGCGTTAGGCATAACAACATTTGCCCCGCTTTGCAAAGCAATCATGCGTCCGTCAGGGTTCAACGTTTCCATAGCCGTGGTCGCAGGAATATTGATATCAGGCATTAATAATCTTAAAATAGCCATAACTTTCAGCGCAAGCTCAAAATTGTTTTGGTCGTTTGCCGTTAATTCAACTTTTAACTTTTCACTTTTCACTTTGTCGTTAAGAGGAGTATTCGGATTTAAAATAAACGGTCCAATTCCAGCCATATCAACGGGAATAGATTTTAAATAAAGTATATCTTTGGCAATGCTTTCAAGAGTTTGTCCGGGAAGCCCTACAATAATTCCGGAGCCTGTTTCATATCCGAGTTTTTTTATATTTTGAATGCATTCTTTTCTGTTTTCAAGGCTCATTTGCGGATCTAATTTTTCATATAAATCTTTGTCTGTGGTTTCAATTCGCAAAAGATATCTGTCGGCGCCTGCGTCTTTGTAGACTTTATATTCTTCAAAAGTTTTTTCGCCTATGCTTAACGTAACGGCAATGTCAAATTTTTTTATGGCCGAAATTATTTGAGACATAATGTCTGAAGTGTAATAAGGATCTTCGCCGGACTGCAAAACTACCGTTTGATATCCGTAGCTTTTAGCTTTTTTTGCTAAATCAATTATGGTTTCCGGTTCAAGACGGTAACGGTCAACTTTTTTATTGTCTCGTCTTAACCCGCAGTAGAGACAATTTTGTTTACAGATATTTGAAAATTCTATCAGCGCGCGCAAATGCACTTCGTCGCCTACGTTTTTTTTGCGGACTTTGTCTGCGGCGGCAAACAGTTTTTGCGGCTTATCGGTTTTTAAAAGTTCTAAAATTTCATTTTCGGTTAAAGAATTAGTTTTTAAAACTTTGTTTAATATTTCTTCAAAAATCATGAGCTTATTTTAGCAATATATAAGCATAAAAAAAAGTTCGGAGTTTTAAAAAACTCCGAACTTTTTTATTTAAGCTATTTCTTTAATCTTCTTCGTTTTTGAAAAATCCACGCTATTGTGCAAATAACAATCAGCGGGAAAGTTACAATTATTAAGCTGTTAAATTCAAACGCTCTTTCAAATTTGAAATGCAAAACCTGATAAACCGCTCTTGTAGTTCCGCAGCCTATGCATTCTTTGTCAAACAACAGTCTGTAAATACAAAGAACGGGCGCATCGTGTAAAATAAATTTTTCAGGTAAAGCGTAAAATAACAGCGCACAGCCTGCAACAATTAATAATCTGACTTTGTTTATTTTTCCAAAATATTTCTTTAAAAACTTATTTTGAAATAACATGACCTTTGGCGTCTGTAAACTTGTTGGTTGCTATAAGTATAATGTCTATAATCCACCATACTCCGCATCCGCCGCCTGTAAACAATTTCAAAAGACCCGTTCCGATTTTACCGACGTAGAATCTGTCAACTCCAAGAGTTCCGAGGAAGATAGACAAAAGAAAAAGAATAAGCCATTCGTTATTTTCTGCGCTTTTCTTGCTGACTTTTTTAACGGCGTTGTTTGCTTTTTTAGCCATGATAGCTCCTTAATAGAAATTGAAATACTCAAGGATTATATAAAACAAATGATAAAAATGCAAAAATTTTGTAAAATTGAAGAACTTCCGGATATGATATTTACTAAATCCGAACATTTGAAATTAGGAGAAAAACGATGGCGCAACTCCGTTTTAAACATCTTTTCAGAATATTTGAACACATTCGGCCTTTTTTAAGTTACTCTATTGCCGCCGATGATTCTCTCTATGACAGACGTATTTTGGTAATAGCTCCGCACCAATTAGATGAAGCCGTAGGCTGCGGCGGAACTATAATTAAGCACGCGCAAAACGGCGGGCATGCGGAAATTGTTTACTGCACGCACGAAAACCCCGAGAGAATGAAAGAGTCGGAGGCTGCCGCGTCGCTGTTGGGCTCTAAAAGAAATCATTTTTTACAATTTGCCGCCAGAAGTTTAAGCGGAAATAAACGTTTTGAAGAAACGCTGGCTTCAATAATAAAAAGAGTTAAACCTAACGCGGTTTTTCTTCCGTTTTGGTTTGATAATCATAAAGACCACACCGCCGTATCTAAAGCGCTCATAAAAATAAATAAAATTGTAAAACTTAATTTTACGGTTTACGCTTACGGCGTTTGGTCGCCTGTTATGCCTAATGCCATAGTGGATATCTCAAGCGTTTGGGAACAAAAACAGAGCGCAATAGAATGCTATAAAAGCCAGCTTGCTTCAAGAGATTATGTGAAAATTGCGCAGGGCTTAAATTCTTATTGGGCGGAAATAAAAAAACCGGGAATGAAATACGCCGAAACATTTTTTAAATTAAGCGCTCAGGAATACATAAAGTTAGGGCGCAAAATATTTTAACGAGAAAAAGTTTTCGTTATCCTAAAAAACAAGGCTAAACCGTGGCAAAAATTTTATATCCGTTTTCAATAGCGTATCGCGCGTTGTCGGCGCTTGACAGAAAAGTTTCTGCGCCGCGCTGTCTTGATGCGCCTGTTATAAGCGTGGGAAATCTTACATGGGGCGGCACCGGTAAGACTCCGCTTGTTATTGAGTTGTTGAAGTTTCTTGTAAAAAATAATTTAAAACCCGTTGTTTTAACGCGCGGCTACGGGCGCAGCGGTAAAATTCCGTTATTATTAAAAAACGGCGCGCCAAAAGTTAATCCGGCAAACTCGGGCGATGAGCCGCTGTTAATTGCAAAAAGCGTTCCCGAGGCTTGCGTAATTGTTGCGGCAGACAGATATGCGGCGGCGTTGTCGTTTAGAAATAAAATAAATCCTGATGTGTATGTTCTTGACGACGGTTTTCAGCATTGGAAAATAAAAAGAGATTTGGATATTGTCTGCATAAACGCTTCAAACCCGTTTGGAAACGGAATGCTTATTCCCGCCGGAAGTTTAAGGGAAAAACCGTCGGCGTTAAAGAGAGCCGGGCTTATAATTATTACAAACTCGGATACGGTTTGCGCAAAACGTCTTTTGGAATTAAAAAAGGAAATATCAAAATACTCAAAAGCGCCCGTAGCGTTTACGTATTACGGCGGTTTGCAGTATAAAAAAATAGATTTAAAAACAAATTTTAATTTTAAGCTGTTAAAAAATTCTAAAACAGCCGCAATAAGCGGCATAGGTTTTTCCGAAGGTTTTAGAAAGTCCGTGGAAAAAACCGGCATAGTTTGCGAAAAATTTATATCTTTAAAAGATCATAAAAAATACGATAAAAAAATGTTAGAGAAAATTTTTGCGTCCGCGGGTAAAGAAAGTTATTTTATAACAACTTCAAAAGACGCGGTTAAAATAAATGCTGTTTTAGACGAGAAAAACAAAAAACGCGTAGCTGTTCTTACGGCTGCGCCGCAATTTAAAAACGGAAAGGAAATATGGGAAAAAACAATTCTAAGAAAAATAAAAAAACGTTAACGCCGGCCGTGTTTTTAGACCGCGACGGCACCGTAATATTTGACAGAAATTACTTAAGCTCGCCAAAACAGGTGAAACTTTACGCTTATGCGGCAGACAGCATAAATAAGCTTCGCAATGCGGGTTTTAAAGTTATAGTTGTTACAAATCAATCCGGAGTGGGCAGAGGAATGTTTACGCAAAAAGATTTGAAAAAAGTAAACGACAAATTTATATTTCTTCTTAAAAAAAGCGGCGCAAAAATAGACGGACTTTATTATTGTCCTCATATTGACGAAGATAAATGCTTGTGCAGAAAACCAAACACGGGCATGGTTTTGCAAGCCGCTAAAGATCACGGCATAGATTTAAAAAATTCTTATACGGTGGGCGATAGCGTCAGAGATTATCTTTTAGGCAATAATTCCGGAGGCAAAGGCGTTTTGGTGTTAACGGGGCACGGAAAAAAACAGGTTGAAAAAGTAAAAAACGAGAAAATAAAACCTTTATCCGTGTGCAAAACGTTAAAACATGCAACGGAGCTGATAATAAATGATGCTAAAAAAACTTAGTTTAATCGCAATTTTAAGTTTGTTTGTATGTCAGGCTTTTGCGGCTACACAGCGCTCTTTTGTGTCTGAAAAACTTAAAGAAGAAAAAGCGAAACTTGACGCCAAAAGAAATGAATTTCAGTGGCGTAAACATGACGGCAGTCTTTTGCCGGAATTTTTAAAGCTACGGGAAAAATGCAGGTTTGGATTACAAACGACGACAAAAAAATTCCCGTTCACGTAAAAGTAAAAATTCCTATAGGTTCCGCCACGGCGTCGCTGGAAGCAATAGAGTAAAGTTGCCGGTTGTTTAGCGGTTTACGGGAGCATATTTTTTATGCCGCAAAAAAATGCAGCGTCCGCAGCAAAGCTTTCAATGGTTTCAAACACGTGTCTTACGCTTGGAAAGCTTATAACGGGTTTGCTCATAGGTTCAATTTCAATAATATCCGAAGCCGCTCATTCTTTAGTAGATTTGATAGCGGCTTTTATTGCTTTTGCAGCTATTAAAGAATCCGCAAAACCTGCTGATAACGAGCACCCTTACGGGCACGGAAAATTTGAAAATATATCGGGTTCTGTGGAAGCTCTTTTAATTTTTGCCGCTGCTGTGTACATAATTTATGAAGCTGTTTCAAGACTTATTTCGCCAAACCCGGTGCGCATGCCTTTGGTGGGCGCGCTTGTAATGTTTGTATCGGCAGCGGTTAATTTTTTTGTATCGCAAAGGTTATTTAAGATTGCAAAAGAAACAGATTCAATAGCTTTGGAAGCCGACGGCTGGCATTTGCGCGCGGACGTGTGGACGTCTGTGGGAGTAATGAGCGCGCTGTTAATTATAACGCTGTTAAAATTGTTAAAAGTCGGCGGAAATTTTGCATGGATAGATCCGGCGGCGGCGCTTGTTGTTGCCTTAATGATAATAAAAACGGCGGTTAAACTTACCGTAAAATCGGTCAGAGATTTGTTTGACGTTAGTTTGCCCGACGAAGAAGTTGCCGAGATAGAAAATATAATAAGAGCCCAGGCGCACATAATTTCCGGCTGTCACGATTTAAAAACAAGAAAGGCGGGAAACAAAAGGTTTGTGGAGTTTCACATACTTGTAAACCCTAAAATGACGGTTCTGCAGTCTCACGAAATTACAAGAGAGTTGGAAAAACAAATTTCTTTAAAACTGGAAAACTCTACAATAACCATTCACGTTGAACCCTGCGATTACACATGCACTCCAAAATGCCGCACGGGGTGTCTTGTAAAGATAATTGATAATTGAGAATTGATAATTGAGAATTTTACTGCTTTCGCCACTTAAACAACTGTTCTAAATTCAACCTGTCCGCATTCTCCGGTTCTTTCGGAGTTTCTATAATTGCGGCTTCGGCTGTGTTTTTTACTGCCTGCACAAAATGCTTTAATCCTTTAGCGCCTATCAAACCTTTTCCCAAATGTTCATGTCTGTCTTTTTTTGATCCGCATGCCATTTTTGAGTCGTTAAAATGAATTACTTTCAGTTTGTTCAGCCCTATCTTTGCGTCAAAATCCTTTAACATTAAATCTATTTTTTTAGGATCGGATAAATCATATCCGGCGCCGAAAGCGTGAGCTGTGTCAAAACATATCGCAATTTTTAATTTGTCTTTAACATCGTCTATTATTGCGGCAAGTTCCGTAAAATTAGAACCTATTTTTCTTCCTTCGCCGGCTAAATTTTCTAAAAGTAAAATAGTATCTATTTTATTTTGCGAATAAATTTTATTTATGGAGTTTGTAATTTTTTTAATGCCGTCTGCAATATTTGAAAACTCGGAATAAGACCCCGGGTGGACAACGTAATACTTTGCGCCTATTTCATTTGCCAAAAGCAAATCTTTTTGAAAAGCGTCAAAAGATTTTTTGTAGAGTATTTCGTTGGAAGTTGCAAGGTTTTGCAGGTAAAACGTGTGAACTATAAGAGGGAAAAGGTTTGCTTTTTTTAGCGAACGTTTAAAATCTGAAATTTCGTTTTCGGAATATTTTTTGCTGTTCCAAACCCGCGGGCTTTTTGTAAAAATTTGCATACTTTCACAGCCAAGCGACGAGGCTTGGTCTATTGCGTTTTGAAACCCGTTTCGCAAAGATGCGTGTATGCCAAAGCGTATCATAAAAGTTTGTTTGTTTGTGATTTGCCGAGGGCGGGACTTGAACCCGCACGCCGCCTAAGCAACTTGAGATTTTGAGTCTCACGTGTCTGCCATTCCACCACCTCGGCTTTGAGGAGCGAAGAGTATTCTATAATAAAAGGTGTTTTTAGTCAAATTGAAGATTATTTTTTTATATATTATGCCCATCTCATTGTGTGCGCAGTCGCAGAATGTGTAAATTATGCCTTTGTTGTTAATTTCACTTTTAACTTTTAAAGATGTAATGAATACGTCTAATATTTAGTAAACGTGGATTGCCGATTACGGATTTCGGCAATGACACACAAGTGTGTTGCTTTTCACTTTGCCGTTATTAAACACCTTGGGTATTGCATACCCAAACCCGCCTACTTTTTGCAAGCGATCAAAAAGTAGCAAAAACTCTGCCGCTCTCGCTGTGCTCGTTAACGCGGCGGCACGACAAAACGGCGAAGCGCTTGTTTTAGTTGGAATGTTTGATGCGTCTTATATAACACGCATTTCACTGCGAAGATTTTTGGGAAATTTAAAAAACTCGCGCACTACGTGCGCTCAAACACTTTAAATTTCTTATCCAAAAATCTTCTCCGTGAAATAAGCACGCGGCGGAGCGCTTTATGTGGAAGTAACGGCAAAAGCGCGAACGGAAAACAACAACGACAACGGCAAATCCTACGCTTCGCTCGGATGGGGTAAAAGATAACACTCGTCATTTAGCGGGGACAGAGTCCCTCGCAGAATCTACACATATGCTTTTGTCGTTAATTTCACTTTTCACTTTTAAAGATGTAATGAATACGTCTAATATTTAGTAAACGTGGATCCCGGATTAAGGCATTCCGGGATGACACTTCGTGTCACTTTGCCGTTATGCCGTTTACTTTCCTACTGCTTCCAGGCTTATTCTTTTTAATTCTGCGTCAACTTTTAAAACTCTTACTTTTATTGTGTCTCCTACGGAAACAACTTCGTATGGGTTTTTTACAAATTTGGAACTTAATTTTGATATGTGAATTAAGCCGTCTTGGTGAACGCCTATGTCAACAAACGCGCCGAAATTTGTAACGTTTGTTACGGTGCCGTTTAAAACCATGTTTTCCTGCAAATCTTTAATATCGGTTATTTGTTCGCTAAATTCCGCCGTGGAAAAATCTTTTCTCGGGTCAACGCCGGGTTTTTTTAATTCCGCAATTATGTCGTTTAAAGTTAAAAGCCCAATTTCAGGCGTTACGTAGTTTGCTGGGTTTATGTTTTTTATTAACGCGTCGTTTCCTATAAGTTCAGAAATTTTAACGTTTAAATCTTTAGCCATTTTTTCAACGGCTCCGTAGCTTTCAGGGTGGACGGCAGAATTATCCAAAGAGTTTACTCCGTCGGGAATTCTTAAAAAACCTGCGCACTGCGTAAAAGTTTTGTCGCCAAGTCCGGTAACTTTTTTAAGTTCCGTTTTATCTTTAAACGATCCGTTTTTTGTTCTGTAACTTACAATATTTTTTGCCACGGTTTTAGATATGCCTGAAATATACGATAAAAGTTCTGCGGATGCGGAATTTAAATTTGCTCCCACAAAATTTACCGCAGATTCTACCGTGTCGTCAAGCTGTTTTTTTAGCTGCGCTTGGTTTACGTCGTGCTGATACTGCCCTACGCCTATGGATTTCGGGTCAATTTTTACAAGTTCCGCCAGCGGGTCTTGCAGGCGCCTTGCTATGCTTATGGCGCCTCGGACGGTAACATCTAAATTCGGAAATTCCGCCACGGCAAGCGGCGACGCCGAGTAAACGGACGCGCCGGCTTCGCTTACGGTTACAATTTTCGGCTGAATTTTAAAAGTATGATTTTTTAAAACGTTATTTATAAAATTTATTGTTTCCCGCGATGCGGTTCCGTTTCCTACGGCTATAAGTTCTACGTAATACTCTTCTATAAGGTCAACTAAAACTTCTTCGGCTTCTTTTGTGCGAAGCGCGGGTTCGTGCGGAAATATTGCGTGATACTCTTTAAAATTTCCGTTTACGTCGGTAACCGCAACTTTGCAGCCGGTTCTAAAGCCGGGGTCTACGCCCATAATAATTTTATGTCCGGCGGGCGCTGCAAGAAGCAGGTTTTTGGCGTTTGTTGCAAAAACGTTTATTGCGTCGGCGTCGACGGATTCCATTTTGGATAAAAATATTTCAACTTGTAAAGACGGATAAAGATGTCTGTCGTAAGCCGTTTGAACGGCGGTAAAAAGTTCGGGGTAAAAAAGCGAACGGTTATTTTTGGCTACCGACGTTAAAATTAAATCTACGGCTTTATCGTCTTCAACGACTATTTTCCACGTTAAAACTTCTTCTTTTGTTGCGCGCCTTATTGCAAGAAGTCTGTGTCCGGGGACGGTTTTCAACGGTTCGGCGTAATCGTAATACATTTCAAATTTTGTTTTTATATTTGCCGCGGCTTTTGTGGCTTTAGAACGTATTTGCCCCGTGGAAGTTATAAACGTTCTTAATTTTCCTCTTATGTTGGCATCGTCGGAAATTTGCTCGGCAATAATATCTATTGCGCCGATAACGGCTTTTTCAATTGTGTCTATGCCTTTTTCTTCATTTAAGTATTTTTCAAGAAATTTTTGTCTGTCTTCTTTCATAGACAAAGTTTGCGCTAAAATTTCTACGGCTAACGGTTCAAGCCCGGCGGCTTTTGCAACTGTGGCTTTTGTTTGGCGTTTTGGTTTATACGGAAGATAGAGGTCTTCAAGTTTTGTTTTTTCTCTGCAGTTTTCAATTTTGGCTTTAAGTTCGGGGGTGAGTTTTTTCTGCTCTTCTATGCTTTTTAAAATTGTTTCTTTTCTTGCTTCAAGCTCTATATAGTATTGAAGTTTATCGGAAATGTCGCGCACGTTTACTTCGGTTAAATTGCCGGTTTTTTCTTTTCTGTAGCGCGAGATAAACGGCACCGTGTCGCCGTCTGAAAGCATTGAAACGGTATTTTTAACGCCTGCTTCGCCAAGAGATAATTCGGAAGAAATCCATTCTATAATTTGTTTAGCGCTCATCTCTCTTCTCCTATGTTAATTTTACAATGCAATGATTATAGCAAAAAGTCAAAGTCTTGGGTATTGCATACCC is a genomic window of Endomicrobium proavitum containing:
- a CDS encoding D-glycero-alpha-D-manno-heptose-1,7-bisphosphate 7-phosphatase; the encoded protein is MGKNNSKKNKKTLTPAVFLDRDGTVIFDRNYLSSPKQVKLYAYAADSINKLRNAGFKVIVVTNQSGVGRGMFTQKDLKKVNDKFIFLLKKSGAKIDGLYYCPHIDEDKCLCRKPNTGMVLQAAKDHGIDLKNSYTVGDSVRDYLLGNNSGGKGVLVLTGHGKKQVEKVKNEKIKPLSVCKTLKHATELIINDAKKT
- a CDS encoding Tex family protein; amino-acid sequence: MSAKQIIEWISSELSLGEAGVKNTVSMLSDGDTVPFISRYRKEKTGNLTEVNVRDISDKLQYYIELEARKETILKSIEEQKKLTPELKAKIENCREKTKLEDLYLPYKPKRQTKATVAKAAGLEPLAVEILAQTLSMKEDRQKFLEKYLNEEKGIDTIEKAVIGAIDIIAEQISDDANIRGKLRTFITSTGQIRSKATKAAANIKTKFEMYYDYAEPLKTVPGHRLLAIRRATKEEVLTWKIVVEDDKAVDLILTSVAKNNRSLFYPELFTAVQTAYDRHLYPSLQVEIFLSKMESVDADAINVFATNAKNLLLAAPAGHKIIMGVDPGFRTGCKVAVTDVNGNFKEYHAIFPHEPALRTKEAEEVLVDLIEEYYVELIAVGNGTASRETINFINNVLKNHTFKIQPKIVTVSEAGASVYSASPLAVAEFPNLDVTVRGAISIARRLQDPLAELVKIDPKSIGVGQYQHDVNQAQLKKQLDDTVESAVNFVGANLNSASAELLSYISGISKTVAKNIVSYRTKNGSFKDKTELKKVTGLGDKTFTQCAGFLRIPDGVNSLDNSAVHPESYGAVEKMAKDLNVKISELIGNDALIKNINPANYVTPEIGLLTLNDIIAELKKPGVDPRKDFSTAEFSEQITDIKDLQENMVLNGTVTNVTNFGAFVDIGVHQDGLIHISKLSSKFVKNPYEVVSVGDTIKVRVLKVDAELKRISLEAVGK
- a CDS encoding PIG-L deacetylase family protein produces the protein MAQLRFKHLFRIFEHIRPFLSYSIAADDSLYDRRILVIAPHQLDEAVGCGGTIIKHAQNGGHAEIVYCTHENPERMKESEAAASLLGSKRNHFLQFAARSLSGNKRFEETLASIIKRVKPNAVFLPFWFDNHKDHTAVSKALIKINKIVKLNFTVYAYGVWSPVMPNAIVDISSVWEQKQSAIECYKSQLASRDYVKIAQGLNSYWAEIKKPGMKYAETFFKLSAQEYIKLGRKIF
- a CDS encoding deoxyribonuclease IV, which gives rise to MIRFGIHASLRNGFQNAIDQASSLGCESMQIFTKSPRVWNSKKYSENEISDFKRSLKKANLFPLIVHTFYLQNLATSNEILYKKSFDAFQKDLLLANEIGAKYYVVHPGSYSEFSNIADGIKKITNSINKIYSQNKIDTILLLENLAGEGRKIGSNFTELAAIIDDVKDKLKIAICFDTAHAFGAGYDLSDPKKIDLMLKDFDAKIGLNKLKVIHFNDSKMACGSKKDRHEHLGKGLIGAKGLKHFVQAVKNTAEAAIIETPKEPENADRLNLEQLFKWRKQ
- the hydE gene encoding [FeFe] hydrogenase H-cluster radical SAM maturase HydE, with the translated sequence MIFEEILNKVLKTNSLTENEILELLKTDKPQKLFAAADKVRKKNVGDEVHLRALIEFSNICKQNCLYCGLRRDNKKVDRYRLEPETIIDLAKKAKSYGYQTVVLQSGEDPYYTSDIMSQIISAIKKFDIAVTLSIGEKTFEEYKVYKDAGADRYLLRIETTDKDLYEKLDPQMSLENRKECIQNIKKLGYETGSGIIVGLPGQTLESIAKDILYLKSIPVDMAGIGPFILNPNTPLNDKVKSEKLKVELTANDQNNFELALKVMAILRLLMPDINIPATTAMETLNPDGRMIALQSGANVVMPNATEGEYRKLYELYPGKICVTDTPYKCRFCIESKINSIGRSISQGKGNSKSKEIL
- a CDS encoding DUF2752 domain-containing protein, whose protein sequence is MLFQNKFLKKYFGKINKVRLLIVAGCALLFYALPEKFILHDAPVLCIYRLLFDKECIGCGTTRAVYQVLHFKFERAFEFNSLIIVTFPLIVICTIAWIFQKRRRLKK
- the lpxK gene encoding tetraacyldisaccharide 4'-kinase produces the protein MAKILYPFSIAYRALSALDRKVSAPRCLDAPVISVGNLTWGGTGKTPLVIELLKFLVKNNLKPVVLTRGYGRSGKIPLLLKNGAPKVNPANSGDEPLLIAKSVPEACVIVAADRYAAALSFRNKINPDVYVLDDGFQHWKIKRDLDIVCINASNPFGNGMLIPAGSLREKPSALKRAGLIIITNSDTVCAKRLLELKKEISKYSKAPVAFTYYGGLQYKKIDLKTNFNFKLLKNSKTAAISGIGFSEGFRKSVEKTGIVCEKFISLKDHKKYDKKMLEKIFASAGKESYFITTSKDAVKINAVLDEKNKKRVAVLTAAPQFKNGKEIWEKTILRKIKKR
- a CDS encoding cation diffusion facilitator family transporter gives rise to the protein MPQKNAASAAKLSMVSNTCLTLGKLITGLLIGSISIISEAAHSLVDLIAAFIAFAAIKESAKPADNEHPYGHGKFENISGSVEALLIFAAAVYIIYEAVSRLISPNPVRMPLVGALVMFVSAAVNFFVSQRLFKIAKETDSIALEADGWHLRADVWTSVGVMSALLIITLLKLLKVGGNFAWIDPAAALVVALMIIKTAVKLTVKSVRDLFDVSLPDEEVAEIENIIRAQAHIISGCHDLKTRKAGNKRFVEFHILVNPKMTVLQSHEITRELEKQISLKLENSTITIHVEPCDYTCTPKCRTGCLVKIIDN
- the mnmA gene encoding tRNA 2-thiouridine(34) synthase MnmA, whose amino-acid sequence is MKILVGLSGGVDSAVAAYLLKKQGHEVIGAMMSIWDGSIAAPKITGGDACLGPEEDDIASVKKIAEFLKIPYRIIDCRQEYKNVVLENFKNEYKSGRTPNPCVWCNTYIKFGVLPQAAKRTGISFDKFATGHYANIKYNDSLKMFQLCKAKDQKKDQTYFLYRLNQKNLSETLFPLGELTKSEVREIAQAAGIPVAEKPDSQDFYCGDYNDILQFKTNSGDIADKNGKILGKHNGIWNYTIGKRKGLGLSGGTKEPLYVINILAKQNVIVVGEQKDLYSSKLTAQKVLWNSIAAPKTEIDVMAKIRQQHAPAKAKVTALENNEAEVVFYEPQMSVTSGQSVVFYDNDVVLGGAIIK
- a CDS encoding TM2 domain-containing protein, yielding MAKKANNAVKKVSKKSAENNEWLILFLLSIFLGTLGVDRFYVGKIGTGLLKLFTGGGCGVWWIIDIILIATNKFTDAKGHVISK
- a CDS encoding DUF3108 domain-containing protein; this encodes MFKATGKMQVWITNDDKKIPVHVKVKIPIGSATASLEAIE